One window of the Triticum dicoccoides isolate Atlit2015 ecotype Zavitan chromosome 3B, WEW_v2.0, whole genome shotgun sequence genome contains the following:
- the LOC119275318 gene encoding serine carboxypeptidase II-1-like produces MAAAVLLAAILALSPLPLSLASPSAAAAADRITRLPGQPPVNFSMYSGYVTVDAAAGRALFYWLIEAAVAKPESAPLVLWLNGGPGCSSVGYGASEELGAFRINADGRTLSINPYSWNKMANVLFLDAPAGVGYSYSNSSSDLLAPGDNKTAHDSYTFLVNWLERFPQYKYRDFYIAGESYGGHYVPQLSQLVYRNNKGVRKPILNFKGFMVGNAVIDDYHDFVGTFEYWWTHGLISDDTYQKLQLACEFDSSEHASDACNKIYDVAEAEEGPIDAYSIYTPTCKKTSLHRRRQIKGRRPWLPRGYDPCTEQYSTKYYNLPEVQKAFRANVTGIPYAWTGCSDVLFEYWKDSPRSMLPIYRELIAAGIRIWVFSGDADSVVPLTGTRYSIDALYLPTVTNWYPWYDEEEVAGWCQVYKGLTLVTIRGAGHEVPLHRPRQALKLFEHFLQDKPMPRPVPSIQSF; encoded by the exons ATGGCGGCGGCCGTGCTGCTGGCCGCCATCCTGGCGCTGTCCCCGCTCCCCCTCTCCCTCGCGTCCccctctgcggcggcggcggccgaccgCATCACGCGCCTGCCGGGCCAGCCGCCGGTCAACTTCTCCATGTACTCGGGCTACGTCACCGTCGACGCCGCCGCGGGCCGCGCCCTCTTCTACTGGCTCATCGAGGCCGCCGTCGCGAAGCCCGAGTCCGCCCCGCTCGTGCTCTGGCTCAACGGCGGGCCCGGCTGCTCCTCCGTCGGCTACGGCGCCTCCGAGGAGCTCGGCGCCTTCCGGATCAACGCCGACGGCAGGACGCTCTCCATCAACCCCTACTCCTGGAACAAAA TGGCGAACGTGTTGTTCCTGGACGCCCCCGCCGGCGTCGGGTACTCCTACTCCAACTCCAGCTCCGATCTGCTCGCCCCCGGCGACAACAAGACAG CTCATGATTCGTACACTTTCCTGGTGAATTGGCTGGAGAGGTTTCCGCAGTACAAGTACCGTGATTTCTACATCGCTGGAGAGAGCTATGGAG GGCACTATGTCCCTCAGTTGTCTCAGCTAGTGTACAGGAACAACAAGGGAGTGAGGAAGCCCATCCTGAACTTCAAAGGCTTCATG GTCGGAAATGCGGTTATTGACGATTACCATGATTTCGTTGGAACATTCGAGTATTGGTGGACGCACGGGCTGATCTCTGATGACACCTATCAGAAGCTGCAGTTGGCTTGTGAATTCGATTCATCTGAGCACGCTTCCGATGCATGCAACAAAATTTATGATGTTGCTGAAGCTGAGGAAGGCCCGATCGACGCATACAGCATCTACACACCTACCTGTAAGAAGACCTCGCTTCATAGGCGAAGGCAAATCAAGGGCCGCAGG CCCTGGTTGCCAAGAGGATATGACCCCTGCACTGAACAGTACTCCACGAAGTACTATAATCTACCAGAAGTGCAGAAAGCTTTTCGTGCCAATGTCACTGGAATACCGTATGCCTGGACCGGCTGCAG TGATGTCTTGTTTGAATATTGGAAAGATTCGCCGAGGTCCATGCTTCCTATTTACCGTGAACTGATTGCAGCTGGTATAAGAATATGGGTCTTCAG TGGTGATGCCGATTCCGTAGTACCGCTCACTGGTACAAGATACTCCATTGATGCACTATATCTTCCGACTGTCACTAATTGGTATCCGTGGTATGATGAGGAAGAG GTTGCTGGTTGGTGCCAAGTGTACAAAGGTTTGACGTTGGTGACAATCCGAGGTGCAGGACATGAGGTTCCCCTCCATCGTCCACGGCAAGCCTTGAAGCTTTTTGAGCATTTCTTGCAAGATAAGCCCATGCCTCGGCCTGTACCTAGCATTCAGTCATTTTAG
- the LOC119275317 gene encoding protein THYLAKOID ASSEMBLY 8, chloroplastic-like: MASLLFLPHTTPTASPRAAARPRAGAITCGPRDNRGPLQRGRSLSTEAIHAVQSLKRLTAADRSPSAARGAASASLGRLLRADLLAAMAELQRQGHWSLALAALHVARAEPWYRPDPELYATFVSSSPPSEAAAGAVDALVEAFLEEKEEGRGGRLSESEGPWVGVDVYRLTRLVRALVAKGRARAAWRVYEAAVRRGGCDVDEYMYRVMARGMKRLGLEAEAAEVEADFAEWEARVSPPARHLLDEMRAREESDKTTTPTTA; this comes from the coding sequence ATGGCGTCTCTCCTCTTCCTGCCGCACACGACCCCCACGGCCTCCCCGCGCGCCGCGGCCAGGCCCAGGGCCGGGGCCATCACCTGCGGCCCGCGCGACAACCGCGGCCCGCTCCAGCGCGGCCGCTCCCTCTCCACCGAGGCCATCCACGCCGTGCAGTCCCTCAAGCGCCTCACCGCCGCCGACCGCTCCCCGTCGGCCGCCCGCGGCGCGGCCTCCGCGTCCCTCGGCCGCCTCCTCCGGGCCGATCTCCTCGCCGCCATGGCCGAGCTCCAGCGCCAGGGCCACTggtccctcgccctcgccgcgcTCCACGTGGCGCGCGCCGAGCCCTGGTACCGGCCCGACCCGGAGCTCTACGCCACGTTCGTCTCCTCCTCGCCGCCCTCcgaggccgccgccggcgccgtGGACGCGCTCGTGGAGGCGTTCctcgaggagaaggaggaggggcgcGGCGGGCGGCTCTCGGAGTCGGAGGGGCCGTGGGTGGGGGTGGACGTGTACAGGCTCACGAGGCTGGTGCGCGCGCTGGTGGCCAAGGGCAGGGCGCGCGCGGCGTGGCGGGTGTACGAGGCGGCGGTGAGGAGGGGAGGCTGCGACGTGGACGAGTACATGTACCGGGTGATGGCGCGGGGGATGAAGCGGCTGGGgctcgaggccgaggcggcggaggtggaggccgACTTCGCCGAGTGGGAGGCTAGGGTCTCGCCGCCGGCGAGGCATCTGCTCGACGAAATGCGCGCGAGGGAGGAGAGCGACAagacgacgacgccgacgacggcttAG